In Actinobacillus indolicus, a single genomic region encodes these proteins:
- the lpxD gene encoding UDP-3-O-(3-hydroxymyristoyl)glucosamine N-acyltransferase, producing MAGFRLSDLAEQIGGTLKGNADLAILSIAPLDKATANQITFISNSKYRPQLAQSQAGAIIVTKADVEFCTENQNLIVVANPYLAYAILAQYMDSTPKPAENIAESAVISPEAKLGNNVSVGANAVIESGAEIGDDAIIGAGCFVGKNSKIGARTKLWANVSVYHNVQIGSDCLIQSSAVIGSDGFGYANDKGQWIKIPQTGGVIIGNCVEIGACTCIDRGALDPTVIEDNVIIDNLCQIAHNVHIGYGTAVAGGVIMAGSLKVGRFCQIGGASVINGHMEICDGAIITGMGMVMRPITEKGIYSSGIPLQTNKEWRKTAALVMNIDEMNKRLKSLEKCLAE from the coding sequence ATGGCTGGATTCCGTTTAAGTGACTTAGCGGAGCAGATCGGCGGTACTCTAAAGGGTAACGCCGATTTAGCTATTTTAAGCATTGCTCCTTTAGATAAAGCAACTGCCAATCAAATTACCTTCATCTCAAATTCAAAATACCGTCCACAGCTGGCACAAAGCCAGGCTGGTGCGATTATTGTGACAAAAGCAGATGTTGAATTTTGCACTGAAAATCAAAACCTTATCGTTGTCGCTAATCCTTATCTAGCTTATGCCATTTTAGCGCAATATATGGATAGCACGCCAAAACCTGCAGAGAATATTGCTGAAAGTGCTGTGATTTCTCCTGAAGCTAAGCTAGGTAATAACGTTTCTGTCGGAGCAAATGCGGTCATTGAAAGTGGCGCGGAAATCGGCGATGATGCGATTATTGGTGCAGGTTGTTTTGTGGGTAAAAACAGCAAAATTGGTGCAAGAACAAAATTGTGGGCAAATGTTTCCGTTTACCATAATGTACAGATTGGCTCAGATTGTTTAATTCAATCATCCGCCGTGATTGGAAGTGACGGATTTGGTTATGCTAATGATAAAGGGCAATGGATTAAAATTCCACAAACTGGTGGTGTGATTATCGGAAACTGTGTTGAAATTGGGGCTTGTACCTGTATTGACCGTGGCGCATTAGATCCAACGGTGATTGAAGATAATGTAATTATCGATAATCTTTGCCAAATCGCCCATAATGTCCATATTGGTTATGGTACTGCGGTGGCTGGCGGTGTTATTATGGCGGGAAGCCTTAAAGTTGGGCGTTTCTGTCAAATTGGCGGTGCAAGTGTGATTAATGGACATATGGAAATTTGTGATGGTGCGATTATCACGGGTATGGGTATGGTAATGCGACCAATCACAGAAAAAGGTATCTATTCGTCAGGTATTCCATTACAAACCAACAAAGAATGGCGTAAAACAGCAGCTTTAGTGATGAATATTGATGAAATGAATAAACGTTTAAAATCCTTAGAAAAATGCTTAGCTGAATAA